One Gemmatimonadales bacterium genomic window, TGTACCACCACGCTGTTGGTGTTGAGCACGCCACGAAGATCCCACTCCCGAACCGCCGGGGGTGTGCTCGCGTGCATCAACTCGTCAGTGAAGAGGCCGGAGAAAATCACAACACCGCTCGCCCCAGTCGTTGCTACGACCAGATCCGAGACTGCACCAGCGTAGACCGCGGCCAGGCCTTCTGGCGTCGTGAGCCGGTCCGGCGTGATCACGTCCGGAGTGTCCGGCTGCAAGATATCGTCCTTCGAGCAGCCGGTTGCCCCAACGGCGAGCACCATGGCGCAAGCCGTTGCGTGGTACCACCCGGCTGACTTTCTGATTCTCAACATATGTATGGTTTCCTTATGAGCCGGTGTCGGTCAGAACGTCAGGTTGACGCGCAGGATGCCGATGAGCGGCTGCGCCTGGGCGGAGAAGTTGTAATTGGCCGCATCGTTCGACTGCGTCACGTTCTCCGGATCCCAGCTGGTGAATCCGTACTTCTTGAGCCAGAGGTTGCGGCCCGTCAGCGTCACGTTGGCCGTCTTGGCGCCGATGGTGCGAGCCAGCGTGTTGGAAACGGTGTAGGTGACCGACGCCTCGCGGAGCCGGATGTGCTCGGCGTTCTGGGCGTAGGCGCCGAAGGCACGGGCGCCAGCCACAGCTGCAGCCTGCTCGGCCAGCGTGGCGTTCGGATCGTGCAGCTCGCGGCAGTTCACCTGGAAGGCGCACTGGAACAGACCGTTGACGTTGTGGCTGACAAAGCCGCCGCGGTAGTCGAGCTGCGCACCAATGCGCAGCCGGTTATTGAACAGCGCCACGCTGGTGTTGGCGGAAAGCGTCCGGGTCGGAACGGTCGAACCGTGGAACGTATCCGGACCGATGACGACCTCGGTCGGGTCAATGGCGCCGTCGTTGTTAGCGTCGCTCCAGCTCTCGAGTGAAGGCCACCAGAGACCAAACATCGGATACCCCGGCGTGTTCTTGAAGCCGAAGCCCGCGATCGGCGGAACGCCGTCGGCAAGTTCCACCAGCCGATTCTTGTTGCCGGCCGCCTCGAGCTGGAGATCCCAGGCAACGCTGCGCGAGTCGATCAAACGGGTGTTGACGGATACCTCGAGGCCCTTGTTGCTCACGATACCGACGTTCTCGAGCCGGACACCCACGTCGCCGAAGGAGAACGGCTGCGTGCGCAACACCATCGCGTCCGTGGTCTTCTTGTCGTAGAACGTGATCTCGAGGTTGAGGCGGCTGTCGAGCAAGCCGATATCGACACCCGTTTCGATTTCCCGTGAGCGCTCCGGCTTGAGAGCCGGATCGCCCAGGCCGCCCAGCGTGACGCCAGGCAGCGATGCCGCGCCAAAGATGCTGGCGGCAATCGGGCTCTGGTAGGTCAGGGCGTCGAGCGGACGCGGTGACTGGCCCGTCGCGCCGTAGGCGCCGCGGAAACGGACGCTGTTCAGGAATCCGCTGAGGCCCTCAAGAGCAACGAACGACGCGGAGACCTTGGGATAGGCCGCCGAACGGAACTCCGCGCCGAAGGCGCTGTTCTCGTCGACTCGCAGCGCACCGGTCAGAAAGAGACGGTCGTTCAGACCGAACTGCTGCTCGACGTAGGTTCCCAGCGTGATGACATCGTTGGTAGCCTCGGTCAGAGTCTTCTGCGCGCCGGCAGACAGCGAGATGATGCCGGGCGGCAGGATGTCGGCCTGCGCCAGCACGCCAAAGAGCTTATCGCGGTTGAACTGCGCGCCAACCGACGTCTTCGAGGCGATGCTGTTGGTCAGACGGAACTGGGCCGTCGCGTTCAGGTCGAGTGTGTAGCGGGTATCGATGTAGCGGTTGAACATCCGCTTGCCCTGGTTCTCAGTACCGCAAGTGAGACAGCCCTGTCCATTCAGGACGTTCTGCTCATCGACGTAGTTGAGGTAGTCGATGCCGAAGGTGCCCCGGGTCGAGAGCCAGGAGAGCGGCCGCCAGTTGACGGTCGCGGAGTTGATGAAGTGGTCGTTCTTCCGATACGACACTTCGCCGATCGAGTAGGCCGGGCGCGAGAACCCGTACCCGCCGGTGTTGGCAACGATGGCCGGGTTCGCGGAACCGAACAGCGCCGAGCCGATCATCGACTGGAAGTTGTCGCCGGTCTGGGGCAACCGGATGTTGTTGATGATCACACCGGACGAGAGCGAGACATCGAGATTGCTGCGAGGGCTCGCGTTCAAGTTGATCCGGAAGCTGTGCTTGTCGAAGGCGTTGGGGCGAAGCTGTTCGTTCGGAATATCGCTCCGGCTCGACAACTTACGAAGATTGACCACAAAGTCCTGCTCCACACCACCGAGCTTGAGTACGCCGGTTTCGCTTTCCCGCTCGGCCGAGACAAAGTAGCGCACTGCCTCGGACCCGCCGGATACGCTGGCACCCATCTGGTAGCGAGAGCCGGTTCCGAACGGCGTCGTCGCCGGGTCGTTGAGCAGGTCGAGCTCATGACGCTGCGCGACTGTGCAGAGGCCCTGCCGCTCCTGCCAGGTCAGGCAGTTGGCATTCGGGTTCGAGGCCGAGGCGTTGAAATAGACCTTGGGATAGGTATAGGTATCCTTCATGGCCCCGCCCTCGATCCAGGCGTTCCACTGCGGCGCCCCCGCGCGACCACGCTTGGTCGTGACACGAATCACGCCATTGGCGGCCTGAGTGCCGTACAACGTGGCCGCCGACGGGCCCTTCACGATCTCGATGCTCTCGATTTCTTCGGGATTGAGATCGTTGAGCTTGGACACCGTGGTGCCGCCGACGAAGGAACCGGCCGGCGCGTCGGCCGCGACCCGGATTCCGTCGATGTACAGCAGCGGATCGTTGGACAACGACACCGAGCTCAAACCGCGCACCCGGATACGGGCACCTGCGCCGCTGGTGCCGCTGCTCTGCAGCACGTTGACACCCGCGACGCGACCGCTCAGCACCTGAGACAGGTTCGTCGTCGGCGCCGTCTCGACCAGCTGGGCTGTTTGAATCTTGGAAACCGAGTTCCCGAGTTCGCGCGACTGCTGATCACCCGTGGCCGTGGTGACGATGTCTTCGAGCTGGAACGGAACGGCACGAAGGCCCCAGTCGAGGGTCTGCGCGTCGCCGCTGATCGTGACCGACCGAGTCTGTGAGGCATAGCCGACCAGGAAGACGCGCAAGGTGTGCGCACCAGCCGTCAGGCCGCGCAAGGTGTACTGACCCTGCTGGTTCGTGATAGCGAAGACCTGCTGGGTCGTCGCCTGGATCCGGGCACCAGACAGGGGCTGTCCGGTTGCCTCATCCGTTACCGTACCCGTAACGGATGACTGCTGCGCGAGGGCCGCGGATGGACCGGCGGCTCCTGCAAGCAGCAGCAAGAAGGTGCGGACCCATGAACGGACGGGAGCGCGCATAGACTTGCCTCGATGTTATGGGACTCTGTTGTCGTGGAACACTGGCCTGGCCTGCTGCGTACCGCCGACAGGGACATCGCTGATCCGAATCGTCCCTGCCGTTACATACCAAGACCCCCGGGGCGCGAACGCAACCGCGCCAGCAACACTGGAAGCCAACCCGTTGGGACGCCCAGCACCCCGAAAGAGCATGTTTTCTGAGTTCGGTTGTTGACCGCTGAAGTCAGCGCACGCCACAGCAACGAACGTACCGCGTTCGTCGCTCCCCCTATACTCAGGTACAATCAGTGCAATCCGAAAACAAATCGACGCCGTTCGTGTCAATAACACACAGTCCGAACGACACACGACGGGCGGCACAGCGAGGCCACCACGGCCAGAGTAGTTGACTGTTTTTGGATACAGTAATGGGATACAATTTTATAGATTATGGGATCCGTGCCTGATTCGCAAGGTCAAGTCGAAACGAGCTCGACCGAGCGACCGCAGGGAACCACGACCGTACCTCAACCCCGTTGCGCAATGGAACTTCTCGGAAAACGCGCGCTGGTCGCAGGCGCCAGTCAGGGCATCGGCCTCGCCTCCGCCGAGGCCCTTGCCGCCCACGGAGCCAGCGTCCTGCTCGTCGCCCGCGACCCGGCTCGGCTGAGCCAGGCTGCCGCCAGCCTGGCCCGCCCCAGCGCGGAACAGGGGCATGGCACGCTCGCCGCGGACTTTTTTGATCCCGAGGCCACACATGGGTCGGTCGTGGCGTGGATCGAGCAGCACGGGCCGATCGACATTCTGGTCAACAATGGAGGCGGCCCGCCCGGGGGGCCAATCGTGGATGCCACGCCCCAGGCCTTCCTGGCAGCGTTTCACAGCCACCTGCTGGTGAGCCATCGCCTGGTGCAGGCGGTGCTGCCCGGCATGAAGCGATCGGGATGGGGACGGATCGTCAACATCGTGTCCACCTCGGTGCGCCAGCCGATCAAAGGACTGGGCGTTTCGAACACGACGCGGGGCGCAGTCGCCAGCTGGGCAAAAACACTCGCTGGCGAAGTCGGACCGTTCGGGATCACCGTCAACAACGTGCTGCCGGGGGCCACCCGCACCGGACGGCTCGAGGCCATCGTGAAGGCCAAGGCCAGCGCCACCGGGCTGAGTGCCGAGGCCATCGAGGCCGAGATGGTGCAGGAGATTCCGCTCGGACGGGTCGGCACGCCAGCCGAGATCGCGGCCGCGGTCGCATTCCTGGCAAGTCCAGCCGCCAGCTACATTACCGGCGTGAGCCTGGCCGTCGACGGCGGGCGCACCACAGCGCTCTAGCCGGTCACGAAAGGCTGCCGAACGTGCGGACCCTGCAGAACTACATCGGCGGCGAGCTGGTCGCGCCGAACGCCGAACTATATGTCCCTAACGTCGATCCTGCGGCCGGCCACGCCATCGGGCGCGTACCGGACAGCGATGCCAGCGACATTGCCCATGCCGCGGCCGCTGCGAAGGCCGCGTTTCCCGGCTGGTCTCGCACCCCGGCGGCGGAGCGGGCCCGGTTGCTGCTCGCCATCGCGAATGGCATCGACGCTCGGCTCGAGGAGTTGGCGCAGGCCGAATCGATCGACACCGGCAAGCCGATCACGCTGGCGCGCGGGCTCGATATCCCGCGTGCGGCAGCCAACTTCCGCTTCTTTGCCACGGCCATTCTGCACCAGGCGTCCGAGAGCCATACGACCGACTACAGTGCCCTCAACTACACCTTGCGGCGCCCGCGCGGAGTGGCCGGGCTGATCTCGCCGTGGAACCTGCCGCTCTACCTGCTGTCATGGAAGATCGCTCCGGCCATCGCCACCGGTAACACGGCAGTGGCCAAACCTTCGGAGCTGACGCCGACGACGGCCACGATCCTGGCTGAGATCTGCTGTGAGGTCGGCCTGCCACCCGGTGTACTCAACATCGTACACGGGCTGGGCGCCAGCGCCGGCGCTGCGCTGGTGAGTCACCCCGACATCCGAACCATCTCGTTTACGGGCGGCACCACCACCGGAGCGGCAATTGCCCGAACGGCTGCCCCGATGTTCAAGAAATTGACCCTCGAGCTCGGTGGCAAAAACCCGACGCTCATCTTCGCCGACACCGACCTCGATCGTCACCTGCCTGCGATCGTCCGATCCGCGTTCGCGAATCAGGGAGAGATCTGCCTCTGCGGCTCGCGACTCCTGGTCGAGGCATCGATCTACCCGCAGTTCGTCGAGCGGTTCGCCGCTGCAGCCGCGGCGCTCCGGATCGGAGACCCGCTCGATCCGGCCACCGAGTTCGGGGCGCTGGTGAGCGCTGGTCATCGCGACAAAGTGGCGGGGTATATCGCGCTGGCCCGGGACGAGGGGGGCACGGTTGTCACGGGCGGCGCGGCGCCGACCGGCCTGCCCAGCCGCTGCCGCGACGGCTACTTCATCGCACCAACCGTCATTACGGGCCTCGGCATGGGCTGCCGCACCAATCAGGAAGAGATCTTCGGCCCGGTGGTGAGCATCACACCGTTCGGCAGCGACGACGAAGCGATCACGCTGGCCAATCAGTCGAGCTACGGCCTCGCGGCATCGGTCTGGACCGACAATCTCACCCGTGCGCACCGACTGGCCGAGGAGGTGCAATGCGGCACGATCTGGGTCAACACCTGGTTGCTGCGCGACCTGCGCGTCCCCTTCGGGGGCATGCGCCAGAGCGGCGTCGGGCGCGAGGGGGGCGACGAAGCGATCCGGTTCTTTACCGAACCCAAGAACGTCTGCATCAAACTGTAACACCTAACGCTGATCACAGGCCGACTCGCGATGACCTCGTCTCAATCCGTTTCCAGCTCACGGGCCCCCGTTCCGGTCGGTCCGTACCCTCATGCCCGACGAGTCGGGTCCCTGCTCTTCGTTTCCGGCACCGGCCCCCGGGTTCCCGGATCGAATGAAGTGCCCGGCAACGTCGTGGATTCGAACGGGCGCGTCGTCGAACACGACATCGAGCGTCAGGCCAGGCAGTGCTTCGCCAATATCCGCGCGATTCTCGAAGACGCCGGATCGAGCTGGGACAAGATCGTCGACGTTACCGTGTTCCTGACCGATATGGCTGGAGACTTTGCCCGGTTCAACCGAGTCTACGGCGAGCACTTTACCGCCAACCAGCCCACGCGCACGACGGTCGAGGTCGGTGCCTTGCCGACCCCGATCCACGTCGAGCTCAAGGTGATTGCAACGATCGATTGAGGGCGGTCAGTCGAGGGTGCGCAGAACGGCGCGCACCGGGCTGGCATCGAAGCCTTCGAGTTTGAGCGGCAGCGCTATCAGCTCATACCGTCCCGACGGCACCCCGTCGAGCACGATGCCTTCCAGAATGGCCATGTCGTAGCTCAGAAACCGATTGTGCGCCGGCAGCGTCTTGGAATCGAAGCTATCGACGCTCGGCGTATCGACGCCGACCAGCCGTACCCCCTCCGACGCGAAGCGGTCGATCAGCTCCGGTTCCAGCCCGGAGAAATCAGCCCGCCAGCTGTCGGGGTCGGGATAGGTACCCGTCGCGATCAGCACCCGCGCTTCGGTCACCGGTTCTTCCAGCTGCGCAAATGAGACGCGTACCCCCGGCTCCGCCCGAGCCCGGACGACCTGGCAGCGGCCCAGATAGTAGTCGAGCGGCTGCGACGCGATGTCCCGCCCCGTCCGGCCATAATGGCTGGGCGCATCGGCATGCGCTCCGACATGGACGGTGGTGCGCAAGGTCGACAGTGTCACCGAGTCGCCGGCGGCAAGATCGGCGAGCACCGTACGCTCGGGGCTGGTGTCGCCCGGCCAGATTGCCAGCCGGGGCGAGACGACTGGCGTGATGTCATAGAGCATGGTTCACATCCGGTGGCGAACGGCCCAAAGGTCCGGAAAGAGCGGCTTGAAGAGCGACTGCTTCAGGAAGTCCATACCCGCGGATCCTCCCGTTCCCGATTTCGCTCCGATGGTCCGCTCGACCAGCTTGACGTGGCGATAGCGCCACTCCTGCACGCCCTCATCGAAGTCGGTCATCAACTCGAACAGAATCACCAGTTCCGGCTGCTCGTTATACATCCTGAGCACCGCGTCCTGCACCGCCTCGTCCGGCTGCGTTGCGGCTCGCACGTCCCGAGCCAGCGAAGCCTCGGGGAGCCGGGCTCCACGCGCTACGAGGAACCGAACGAATGCGTCGACCACGCTGGGCTGATCGAGTCGGGCCTCGGCCTTGGCACGCCCGGCCTCCGTACTGGGGATCGGATGGGTCACCCCTGGCCGCTTATAACCGAACAAAAACTCGAATTCCCGAAACTGGTAGGACTGAAACCCGGACGCGGTGTCGAGACGATTCCGAAACGACGAGAATGACAGGGGCGTCATCGTCTCGAGAATATCGATTTGCCCAACCAGGGTTTTGACGATCGTCCGCATCCGTTTGAAGGTGGCAATCGCACCGAACAGATCGTTCGTGCCGAAGTCGCGAACGATCTTGTCGGTTTCATGCAGCAACTGCTTGAACCACAGCTCGTAGGTCTGATGGATGATGATAAAGAGCAACTCGTCATGCTCGGCCGGGTGCGATTGCGGCTCCTGGAGAGCCAGCAGACTGTCGAGCTTGAGATACGAGGCATAGGTCAGCGGCATGCGCACCACCTGCAAAGGACAGGGACAGAACAGGAACCTACGAGATCACCAGCCAGAGCACCGCCAGCAATGCGCCTCCGGCAAGCCCGATGCCCAGACGGCGAATCGACCGAGCCTGGCGCTCGGCACGGGCGCGCGCTTCCGCGTACGGCACCAGCGAAAAGGCAATCATCGGATACAGCGGCACGAACCACCTCGGAAACCAGGCGTACAGCAGCGTTTCGAATCGCTTCTTGAGCCGGAACAGCGGCGACGCCACGTGGTCCCGCATCTCGACGAAGTTAGCCAGCGCAAGGTCCGCAATTGCCTCCGTGTTCGGCTTGCGCCGCTCGGCGTACCTGGCAAAAGCCCCCTCCAGATCGTCCGGGCTGCGCTTGACCTGCTCCACGAACTCGAGGCAGTCCTCGAACCCCGCGTTGGCGCCCTGGCCG contains:
- a CDS encoding SDR family oxidoreductase, producing the protein MELLGKRALVAGASQGIGLASAEALAAHGASVLLVARDPARLSQAAASLARPSAEQGHGTLAADFFDPEATHGSVVAWIEQHGPIDILVNNGGGPPGGPIVDATPQAFLAAFHSHLLVSHRLVQAVLPGMKRSGWGRIVNIVSTSVRQPIKGLGVSNTTRGAVASWAKTLAGEVGPFGITVNNVLPGATRTGRLEAIVKAKASATGLSAEAIEAEMVQEIPLGRVGTPAEIAAAVAFLASPAASYITGVSLAVDGGRTTAL
- a CDS encoding aldehyde dehydrogenase, with the protein product MRTLQNYIGGELVAPNAELYVPNVDPAAGHAIGRVPDSDASDIAHAAAAAKAAFPGWSRTPAAERARLLLAIANGIDARLEELAQAESIDTGKPITLARGLDIPRAAANFRFFATAILHQASESHTTDYSALNYTLRRPRGVAGLISPWNLPLYLLSWKIAPAIATGNTAVAKPSELTPTTATILAEICCEVGLPPGVLNIVHGLGASAGAALVSHPDIRTISFTGGTTTGAAIARTAAPMFKKLTLELGGKNPTLIFADTDLDRHLPAIVRSAFANQGEICLCGSRLLVEASIYPQFVERFAAAAAALRIGDPLDPATEFGALVSAGHRDKVAGYIALARDEGGTVVTGGAAPTGLPSRCRDGYFIAPTVITGLGMGCRTNQEEIFGPVVSITPFGSDDEAITLANQSSYGLAASVWTDNLTRAHRLAEEVQCGTIWVNTWLLRDLRVPFGGMRQSGVGREGGDEAIRFFTEPKNVCIKL
- a CDS encoding cyclase family protein, with translation MLYDITPVVSPRLAIWPGDTSPERTVLADLAAGDSVTLSTLRTTVHVGAHADAPSHYGRTGRDIASQPLDYYLGRCQVVRARAEPGVRVSFAQLEEPVTEARVLIATGTYPDPDSWRADFSGLEPELIDRFASEGVRLVGVDTPSVDSFDSKTLPAHNRFLSYDMAILEGIVLDGVPSGRYELIALPLKLEGFDASPVRAVLRTLD
- a CDS encoding Rid family detoxifying hydrolase, which translates into the protein MTSSQSVSSSRAPVPVGPYPHARRVGSLLFVSGTGPRVPGSNEVPGNVVDSNGRVVEHDIERQARQCFANIRAILEDAGSSWDKIVDVTVFLTDMAGDFARFNRVYGEHFTANQPTRTTVEVGALPTPIHVELKVIATID
- a CDS encoding SusC/RagA family TonB-linked outer membrane protein, with product MRAPVRSWVRTFLLLLAGAAGPSAALAQQSSVTGTVTDEATGQPLSGARIQATTQQVFAITNQQGQYTLRGLTAGAHTLRVFLVGYASQTRSVTISGDAQTLDWGLRAVPFQLEDIVTTATGDQQSRELGNSVSKIQTAQLVETAPTTNLSQVLSGRVAGVNVLQSSGTSGAGARIRVRGLSSVSLSNDPLLYIDGIRVAADAPAGSFVGGTTVSKLNDLNPEEIESIEIVKGPSAATLYGTQAANGVIRVTTKRGRAGAPQWNAWIEGGAMKDTYTYPKVYFNASASNPNANCLTWQERQGLCTVAQRHELDLLNDPATTPFGTGSRYQMGASVSGGSEAVRYFVSAERESETGVLKLGGVEQDFVVNLRKLSSRSDIPNEQLRPNAFDKHSFRINLNASPRSNLDVSLSSGVIINNIRLPQTGDNFQSMIGSALFGSANPAIVANTGGYGFSRPAYSIGEVSYRKNDHFINSATVNWRPLSWLSTRGTFGIDYLNYVDEQNVLNGQGCLTCGTENQGKRMFNRYIDTRYTLDLNATAQFRLTNSIASKTSVGAQFNRDKLFGVLAQADILPPGIISLSAGAQKTLTEATNDVITLGTYVEQQFGLNDRLFLTGALRVDENSAFGAEFRSAAYPKVSASFVALEGLSGFLNSVRFRGAYGATGQSPRPLDALTYQSPIAASIFGAASLPGVTLGGLGDPALKPERSREIETGVDIGLLDSRLNLEITFYDKKTTDAMVLRTQPFSFGDVGVRLENVGIVSNKGLEVSVNTRLIDSRSVAWDLQLEAAGNKNRLVELADGVPPIAGFGFKNTPGYPMFGLWWPSLESWSDANNDGAIDPTEVVIGPDTFHGSTVPTRTLSANTSVALFNNRLRIGAQLDYRGGFVSHNVNGLFQCAFQVNCRELHDPNATLAEQAAAVAGARAFGAYAQNAEHIRLREASVTYTVSNTLARTIGAKTANVTLTGRNLWLKKYGFTSWDPENVTQSNDAANYNFSAQAQPLIGILRVNLTF